In Helianthus annuus cultivar XRQ/B chromosome 3, HanXRQr2.0-SUNRISE, whole genome shotgun sequence, a single window of DNA contains:
- the LOC110932578 gene encoding uncharacterized protein LOC110932578: protein MSSSRQYSHSPRKSKANSKKKMLTFMANQIARIVPKIVSEIQASSTPNHSGDSRVVQPKPVSFNYKHFTACNPKTFTGKDGLTAMLEWFDSMEVTFINSECPEELKVRSATGVFQARALDWWTNERNIRSNELAYALSWEELRQLMMEEFCPPHEQQKLEEEFWTLKQVGDENLAYTTRFKQLCFIVPHLVLTTERTIRKYINGLPPTMRDTIEAARLDNIEEVYRLAASLNNNRVRDKQVAAASKPTSSSKPAHQITHNNRGKKRAHQSSVCNAITPVENPKPNPANPEKKQYTGTNPKCTTCHFHHPTTSPCRHCTSCNRYGHLAAYCCDSPKSKTSKCGQGMFQMWGSNSPTTSVSSIEARLQQKAPQGRAFVINAQQARNDNEINVLYL, encoded by the exons ATGTCGTCATCTCGTCAGTACTCTCACTCTCCCAGAAAATCCAAGGCTAACTCCAAAAAGAAAATGCTGACGTTCATGGCAAATCAGATTGCTAGAATCGTGCCAAAGATAGTGTCTGAGATTCAAGCCTCCAGCACTCCCAATCATTCTGGCGATTCTCGCGTAGTACAGCCTAAACCAGTCTCGTTCAACTACAAACACTTCACTGCCTGTAACCCCAAAACTTTCACTGGGAAGGATGGACTGACAGCTATGTTGGAATGGTTTGACAGCATGGAAGTCACGTTCATAAATAGTGAATGTCCAGAGGAACTCAAGGTGCGAAGTGCCACTGGTGTTTTCCAAGCCAgggcactagactggtggactaaCGAGAGAAACATTCGATCCAATGAGCTAGCTTACGCGTTGTCTTGGGAAGAGCTCAGGCAGCTTATGATGgaggaattctgccctcctcatgagcagCAGAAGTTAGAAGAAGAGTTCTGGACCCTCAAACAAGTTGGGGATGAAAACCTTGCATACACTACCCGGTTCAAGCAGTTGTGTTTTATCGTGCCTCATTTGGTGTTGACCACAGAACGCACCATTCGGAAATATATTAATGGGTTGCCTCCTACGATGCGTGATACCATCGAGGCGGCTAGGTTGGATAATATTGAGGAAGTGTACCGCCTCGCGGCAAGTTTGAATAATAATCGAGTTCGTGATAAACAAGTCGCAGCAGCATCCAAACCTACATCCTCCTCAAAACCCGCTCATCAAATCACCCACAacaataggggaaagaagcgTGCTCACCAATCCTCAGTTTGCAACGCTATTACACCAGTTGAGAATCCAAAACCTAACCCAGCAAACCCAGAAAAGAAGCAATACACAGGAACAAACCCTAAGTGCACCACTTGCCACTTTCATCACCCAACTACGAGCCCATGTAGACACTGTACCTCCTGCAATCGTTATGGACATTTGGCAGCATACTGTTGTGACAGCCCAAAATCCAAAACCAGCAAATGTGGTCagggcatgtttcaaatgtggggatcCAACTCACCTACGACCTCAGTGTCCTCAATTGAGGCAAGATTACAGCAGAAGGCACCACAAGGCCGTGCATTTGTTATCAATGCTCAGCAAGCGCGCAACGACAATGAG aTAAATGTTTTGTATCTGTAG